Proteins encoded together in one Anguilla anguilla isolate fAngAng1 chromosome 9, fAngAng1.pri, whole genome shotgun sequence window:
- the LOC118235421 gene encoding mitogen-activated protein kinase kinase kinase 11-like isoform X2: protein MEPLKNMFARSPLSSWKALEQSQADSFTNPVWTALFDYEASGKDELTLRKGDLVEVLSLDSEISGDEVLLAQAIENERMEGKTLKITDFGLAREWHKTTKMSAAGTYAWMAPEVIKSSTFSKGSDVWSYGVLLWELLTGEVPYRGIDGLAVAYGVAVNKLTLPIPSTCPEPFAQLMAECWDQDPHHRPSFATILAQLTALKQQVLEEMPPDSFHSLQEDWKLEIQDMFNELRAKEKELLCREEELQRAALEQKSHEEFLRQLEQQLAQREQDVFEREFSLLILHMNQDKPNVKKRKGTFKKHKLKGKNSDKISMPQDFIHKITVQASPGLEKGQNFQDLASGLSPTFGPRFRAIQLPSESSRAWGLGSVWPPEAPPSKQPNGEQRLSPHWSPQGPPTPDRPKCLHLNSQESSLCVRPKPLETDSSQNDDIKAGFAENRPPTPESSLNGFTLKEPPGTGVPQGDPESEEDTPHGPFQSPAGSPRGSVGGLLNCTHRALLEGGALLAAVALGRCMETPPAVPPRNNGLHLGHLKLELTPDGPPKEEDLITFSHSGPLPRPLFDFILTPPGSEPVPATPPLPLCHDGHPPGPGVEPPPGEMRAWQSLEGLDLRFSQLVLDLPILLEDSSAWDDDWMPPPYPQPESPKVEVSVIPRPRPSPLRSRIDPWSIISTGQSGVPWCSPNCLLTDCDPFPASDHDPFARGVEPFWTPRPPSPSDPFSPPFVPLAPPPALLMATPPPPPT from the exons TCCTCCTGGCTCAGGCGATAGAGAATGAGAGGATGGAGGGGAAGACTCTGAAGATCACAGATTTTGGGCTGGCCCGCGAGTGGCACAAGACCACTAAGATGAGCGCAGCGGGCACCTACGCCTGGATGGCTCCGGAGGTGATCAAGTCCTCCACCTTCTCCAAGGGCAGCGACGTGTGGAG CTACGGCGTGCTGCTGTGGGAGTTGCTGACGGGGGAGGTGCCCTACAGGGGGATTGATGGTCTGGCTGTGGCCTATGGCGTGGCCGTCAACAAGCTGACCCTGCCCATCCCCTCCACCTGCCCTGAGCCCTTTGCACAGCTGATGGCAG AGTGCTGGGATCAGGACCCTCACCACCGACCCAGCTTTGCCACCATCTTGGCTCAGCTGACAGCGCTGAAGCAGCAGGTGCTGGAGGAAATGCCACCGGACTCCTTCCACTCCCTGCAGGAGGACTGGAAACTGGAGATACAGGACATGTTCAATGAGCTGCGAGCCAAGGagaag gaGCTGCTgtgcagggaggaggagctCCAGAGGGCTGCTCTGGAGCAGAAGTCTCATGAGGAGTTCCTGcggcagctggagcagcagctggCTCAGAGGGAACAGGACGTGTTCGAGCGCGAGTTCAGCCTGCTCATCCTGCACATGAACCAGGACAAGCCCAACGTCAAGAAGCGCAAGGGCACCTTCAAGAAGCACAAACTCAAGGGCAAGAACAGCGACAAGATCAGCATGCCTCAGG ATTTCATCCACAAGATCACAGTGCAGGCGTCCCCAGGTCTGGAGAAGGGACAGAACTTTCAGGATCTGGCCTCGGGCCTGTCCCCCACCTTCGGACCCCGGTTCCGGGCCATCCAGC tccCCAGTGAGAGCAGCAGGGCTTGGGGCCTTGGCTCCGTTTGGCCCCCAGAGGCCCCACCCAGTAAACAGCCCAATGGGGAGCAGCGGCTGAGCCCCCACTGGAGCCCTCaaggcccccccacccccgacagGCCCAAATGTCTGCACCTCAACTCCCAGGAGAGCAG cctgtgtgtgagacccAAACCCCTGGAGACGGACAGCAGTCAGAATGATGACATAAAGGCTGGTTTTGCGGAGAACAGACCTCCCACGCCAGAATCTTCCCTGAATG GTTTCACTTTAAAGGAGCCCCCCGGGACTGGTGTGCCTCAGGGGGACCCTGAAAGTGAAGAGGACACCCCACACGGGCCCTTCCAATCTCCCGCTGGGTCCCCAAGGGGCTCCGTTGGGGGGCTCCTGAATTGCACCCACAGGGCTCTGCTGGAGGGCGGGGCCTTGCTGGCCGCGGTGGCTCTAGGCCGCTGCATGGAGACGCCCCCCGCCGTGCCCCCCAGAAACAACGGCCTGCACCTGGGGCACCTGAAACTCGAGCTCACACCGGATGGCCCCCCAAAAGAGGAAGACCTCATCACCTTCTCCCACTCTGGGCCCCTCCCTCGGCCGCTCTTTGACTTCATCCTGACCCCCCCGGGCAGTGAGCCTGTGCCCGcgacccccccgctccccctctgCCACGACGGGCACCCCCCCGGGCCTGGCGTGGAGCCACCCCCTGGTGAGATGAGGGCGTGGCAGTCCTTGGAGGGGCTCGACCTGCGCTTCTCCCAACTCG TTCTGGACCTCCCAATTCTTTTGGAGGACTCCTCAGCGTGGGATGACGACTGGATGCCTCCACCTTACCCCCAGCCTGAGAGCCCCAAGGTGGAGGTCAGTGTGatcccccggccccgcccgtcTCCTCTGCGGTCCCGCATCGACCCCTGGAGCATCATCTCTACGGGGCAGTCGGGAGTCCCCTGGTGCTCCCCTAACTGCCTCCTCACTGACTGTGACCCCTTTCCTGCTTCGGACCATGACCCTTTTGCCCGCGGGGTGGAGCCATTTTGGACCCCAagacccccctcaccctctgatcccttttcccccccttttgTGCCTCTTGCTCCACCCCCTGCGCTGCTCATggcaacccctccccctccgcccacATAG